A genome region from Sceloporus undulatus isolate JIND9_A2432 ecotype Alabama chromosome 1, SceUnd_v1.1, whole genome shotgun sequence includes the following:
- the ATP5MC3 gene encoding ATP synthase F(0) complex subunit C3, mitochondrial produces MFACAKLAAGSPALMRMGSRILYRPISVSVLSRPEVRTGEGSTPFLTGAQNTGSHLALREFQTSAISRDIDTAAKFIGAGAATVGVAGSGAGIGTVFGSLIIGYARNPSLKQQLFSYAILGFALSEAMGLFCLMVAFLILFAM; encoded by the exons atGCGCATGGGATCAAGAATCCTTTATAGACCAATTTCTGTATCAGTGTTGTCTAGGCCGGAGGTCAGGACTGGAGAG GGCAGCACACCTTTCCTTACTGGGGCTCAAAACACAGGCAGCCACCTAGCACTAAGGGAATTTCAAACAAGTGCTATCAGCAGAGACATTGATACTGCTGCAAAATTTATTGGTGCTGGTGCTGCCACAGTAGGAGTGGCTGGTTCTGGTGCTGGTATTGGAACCGTCTTTGGAAGTCTAATCATTGGTTATGCAAG AAATccttctctgaagcagcagttgTTCTCCTACGCTATTCTGGGATTTGCCCTGTCTGAAGCCATGGGTCTCTTCTGTCTGATGGTTGCTTTCTTGATCCTATTTGCCATGTGA